One stretch of Arachis hypogaea cultivar Tifrunner chromosome 20, arahy.Tifrunner.gnm2.J5K5, whole genome shotgun sequence DNA includes these proteins:
- the LOC112785894 gene encoding uncharacterized protein, whose protein sequence is MRYGPTERRTKCQLVYGKACHLPVEIEHKAYWAVKECNSSLGGAGKKRKLQLVELECLRLESYENSRLYKEKMKAVHDKNIRGKEFRAGDLVLLYNSRLRLMPGKFRSRWEGPYKVEKAELYGVYHLRHPSSSDISRSMGIG, encoded by the coding sequence ATGCGCTATGGGCCTACCGAACGGCGTACAAAATGCCaattggtctatggcaaagcttgCCACTTACCGGTGGAGATAGAGCACAAAGCATATTGGGCCGTCAAGGAGTGCAATTCCAGTTTGGGAGGGGCCGGAAAAAAGAGGAAGCTACAACTAGTGGAATTAGAGTGTTTGCGGTTAGAATCTTATGAGaactctagactttacaaggaaaagatgaaagccgtGCATGATAAGAACATAAGAGGAAAAGAATTTAGAGCCGGCGACCTAGTCCTCCTCTACAATTCAAGATTAAGGTTGATGCCCGGAAAGTTTAGGtcaagatgggaaggaccttataAAGTCGAAAAGGCGGAGCTGTACGGCGTCTATCATTTgcgccatccttcaagctccgaCATTTCAAGGTCAATGGGCATCGGCTAA